The following are from one region of the Gossypium hirsutum isolate 1008001.06 chromosome D03, Gossypium_hirsutum_v2.1, whole genome shotgun sequence genome:
- the LOC107949986 gene encoding tropomyosin-1-like, translating into MNLKLDIDVQKLETEGLRKEKRKADEDLNSLKTDYKRLRMSVRTAGLGKTSELWHQEVQEEKIKADRWEKRFQEAQKQNKSFERSLSERQNEKDELKARVAELEETIRQYRNRNVVMELQASLSRIEQMKRTVEGLEMALQNCEARIEHLKANEDHQNEQLHYLQDQVARRDHIMGEAVVQIQRVTEHLQTLAIQADILSVKYESESDQGQKLASLLREIKLLSVRAKPYL; encoded by the coding sequence ATGAATTTAAAGTTGGACATAGATGTTCAGAAGCTGGAAACCGAAGGCCTGAGAAAAGAAAAGCGCAAAGCTGATGAAGATTTGAATAGCTTGAAGACGGATTATAAGAGACTACGTATGTCAGTGAGAACTGCTGGGTTGGGAAAAACCTCAGAGCTGTGGCATCAAGAAGTTCAAGAAGAAAAAATCAAGGCTGATAGGTGGGAAAAGAGATTTCAAGAGGCTCAAAAGCAAAATAAGTCATTTGAGAGGAGTTTGTCAGAAAGACAGAATGAAAAGGATGAATTAAAAGCTAGGGTGGCCGAACTGGAGGAAACTATTCGTCAATATCGAAATCGCAATGTTGTGATGGAGTTGCAAGCAAGCTTGAGCAGGATCGAGCAGATGAAGAGAACAGTAGAAGGATTAGAGATGGCATTACAGAACTGTGAAGCCAGGATTGAACATCTGAAAGCAAATGAAGATCATCAAAATGAACAGCTTCACTATCTCCAGGATCAAGTTGCAAGAAGGGATCACATTATGGGAGAAGCTGTGGTTCAGATTCAAAGGGTAACTGAGCACCTGCAGACTTTAGCAATACAAGCTGATATACTAAGTGTGAAGTACGAATCAGAATCAGATCAGGGGCAGAAGTTGGCATCATTACTTAGGGAAATTAAACTTCTAAGTGTTAGGGCAAAGCCTTATTTATag